Sequence from the Nitrospirota bacterium genome:
GACGCCTCAGCTTTATGTCATGAACAGCGATGGAACCAATGTAAGGCGTTTAACCTTTGAAGGTGATTATAATACGACTCCGTCCTGGTCGCCCAAGGGAGATTGGATTGCTTATACCTGCCGGTTTGAAAATAGGCTCCATATCTGTTTAATTAGTCCGGATGGACAAAAGAAAGTCAGTTTGTCTTCAAATTCTTATGACGATGAATCACCGGTATGGGCGCCGGACAGCAAACATCTGGCGTTCAGTTCAAACCGCGGAGGAAAACAAAATATTTATATGATGACCTCGGAAGGGACAGAAGTGGAAAAACTGACTCAGGTCAATGGAAATTTTATTAATCCGGCATGGTCGCCTCTTCCGCGTTAACCCGGAAGATGACTTGAGCCGCAGGCTTGCCTGCGCGAAATCGGGGGGGTTGGGGGCATAAAAAACATAGCTTCGCTGCGGCAGCGCTCGCGAGCAAGCTTTGTGGCACAGGCTTCCCAAATATGAATGATGGGGGATTTGGAATGAATAAAAATGGAAACGTCGCTGGCAAGGTCGTTTTAGCCGGTTTCTTTTTTCTAACGGCAGGGGGGTGCGCTTTTCAATCCGACGTTACGGATCTCCACCTTGAAATGGATCAACTGAAAGATAAAATGGCGCGGGTGAACCTGACTCTGGACGCCAATGAACGGGTGGTGAAAGACAGGGTGCAAACAACGACCAAAGAACAGGGGGACGCGTTTTTAAAACTGGACCAGATCGGGGTAGATTTACAAACGATTCAGGGGAGAATTGAAGAGAATAACCATTCGCTTTCAGACCTTTCCCAAAAAACAGAAGAACAATCCCTTCGCATCAATGACCAGAATTCCAGGCTGGGGAATCTGGAAAACCGGATGGTGATGCTTGAAAAATCAGGGCAAACGCCTCAAATAAGTTCATCGCCGGAAGAACAGGGAAAAATGATTTTACAGGGAAAGAGCCTTGATTCAACTTCAACATCTTCTCCGGCCACAACGCTTTCCCCCCAGGAGGCCTATAATCTTGCCTATAGCGATTTTGTTAAAGGCAATTATGATTTGGCTCTCCTTGGATTCCTAAACTTTACCCAGCAATTTCAAAACTCGGTTCTCATGGCAAACGCCTTATATTGGTTGGGGGAGAGTTATTTCAACAAAAAAGAATTTCCAAAAGCGATTGAAACTTTTGATCGGGTGGCCAGGGACTATCCGAAACATGATAAGACGCCCGGGTCTATTTTAAAAGAAGGATATGCTTATTTTGAAATGGGAGAAAAATTAAGGGGAACGACGTATTTGAAAAAGGTCATCGAGCAATATCCCAGGTCTAATGAAGCCCAGTTGGCAAAAGAAAAATTAGCAACCGCCCGATAACGGGCTTGAAGAATTGAATTGAGAATGATTCCAAAAATTAAAATTTTATCTGACAGTTTGATCAATAAAATTGCGGCAGGCGAAGTGATTGAAAGGCCCGCTTCAATCGTTAAGGAGTTGATTGATAATTCCATTGACGCAAAAAGTGATGGGATTATTGTTTATCTAAAGGACGGAGGAAAGGGATTCATTTCCGTTTCCGATAACGGTGAGGGAATGAGCCCGGAGGATGCGGTCATTGCCTTTGAACGGCATGCCACCAGCAAATTATCCTCGGAGGAGGATTTAGATCGAATTTCTACATTGGGGTTTCGGGGAGAGGCTTTGCCCAGTATTGCCGCTGTTTCCGAGGTTTCGCTCACCACGAAAATGACTGAGGGTCCCGGAGTGGAACTCAGCGTTTTAAATGGAAAAATCGTTCATCAAAAAGAGGTTGCCAGGGGGAAGGGAACAGAGATTACCATTTTTCGCCTTTTCGATAACTTTCCCGCGAGGAAAAAATTTTTGAAATCAGGATCAACCGAGTTGGCCAATATCACTTCAGTCATTAATCAGCTATCTCTTGCGCACTTTCAAATTAGTTTTGAACTGGTGCATCAGGGCAGGAGGATTTTCAGGTATCCTGCGGTTGAAACTCTGAGAGAACGTGTTTATCAAATTTATGGACAGGAAATCCTGGATCACCTGGTTTTTGTGGAGAGAAAAAGCGACCCCTATTTTTCAATTTTCGGGTTTATTTCTTTACCCCCTCACTCCCATGGGAACCGGACCTATCAGGAATTATTTATCAACAAACGCCCGATAAAAAATCCGATGATCAGTCACGCGGTTTATGAGGCTTATGCCACTCATCTTATGAAAGGCCAAAACCCTTTTTTTATTTTTTTGATGGACATTGATCCGTCCAAAGTCGATGTCAATGTCCACCCTTCCAAGAAAGAGGTCAGGTTTTCAGACGCTTCGTCCATCCATCAAAAAGTGTTTACAACCGTTAGAGAAACTTTAAACGGCAATTCGCTTCAGTGTCGAGTTCTGGAGTCTAGGGACGGGAACGAGCCGGTTCGTTCTTACCCGCCTCCGGAACGTTACCAGGTTCAGATCAAAGAGGCCGCCCAGGAATATGTGAACCGGACGGTCTTTGGAAAAGAACCGGAATACGATCGAAAAGACGAAAATCGGGATTTATTCAAGAATGCGGAAACCGGACAACAGCCCATTTTTAAAGTGTTAGGGCAATTTAATTCCATGTTTCTGCTGGTGCAATCAGAGGGAGAACTGCTCATTATTGATCAACATGCGGCGCATGAACGGATCTTGTTTGAGAAGTTTTTAGACCAATATGTCAAGACAACGCCTCAGGTGCAATCTCTTCTCATTCCCCAGCAGATCGATGTGAGCTTTAAAGACCTATTGGTTCTTCAAGAATATGAAAGCGTTTTTCATAAAATGGGATTTGAATTTGATTATTTCGGGGAACGGACGATCCTCATCCGGTCGGTTCCCTCGTTCTTGAGCGGAACAAATATTTTGTTTTTAATTTCTGATTTGATTGAAGATATCCAACTTTTTCAGGAAGTGTTTTCGGAAAAAGAAAGGGCGGAGAAAATCATTGCGACGATGGCCTGCCACGGGGCAGTTAAAGCAGGCCAAACTCTGGGACAAACCGAGATATCGACGCTCTACAATGATCTCATGCAATTAAATGGGCCCTTAACCTGTCCGCATGGACGGCCGATTAGAAAGAGCTTCAGCGTTAAGGAGCTGGAAAAGCTGTTTCACAGGATATGAACCCCCTGACTTTCTTGCGAAAGCCTTTAATTGTAATCGTTGGTCCGACGGCCTCCGGCAAAAGCCGTTTGGCCCTCGACCTTGCCCTTGAACTTGGCGGTGAAATCATCAGCGCTGATTCAAGGCTGATTTATCGAGGAATGAATATTGGAACGGCCAAGCCATCCGACGACGATTTGAGAAGGGTAAGACATCATATGGTTGACGTGGCTGATCCCGATCAATCGTTTAGTGTCGGCGATTATAAAAGACGGGTGGATGAACTCTTGATTCAATTCGATCGTCCAGGCGGCTGTCAAAATGTGATTCTGGCGGGAGGCACCGGGCTTTATATTAAAGCTGTTTTGTACGGTTTATGGAACGGACCTCCGGCTGACAGAAAGGTCCGGGATTTCCTGGTCGACCAGGAAAAAAATTCAAAGGGTTTTTTATGCCGGAAATTAACCGAAGTCGACCCTGTTTCTTCGACGAGGATTCATCCCCATGATCTATCCAAAACCATTCGAGCTCTTGAAGTTTTTTATGTGACCGGGAAACCCCTTTCTTCCTTTCATGACCTTCACCGTTTTTCAGGCGCGAACCGGAAGTT
This genomic interval carries:
- the ybgF gene encoding tol-pal system protein YbgF, whose translation is MNKNGNVAGKVVLAGFFFLTAGGCAFQSDVTDLHLEMDQLKDKMARVNLTLDANERVVKDRVQTTTKEQGDAFLKLDQIGVDLQTIQGRIEENNHSLSDLSQKTEEQSLRINDQNSRLGNLENRMVMLEKSGQTPQISSSPEEQGKMILQGKSLDSTSTSSPATTLSPQEAYNLAYSDFVKGNYDLALLGFLNFTQQFQNSVLMANALYWLGESYFNKKEFPKAIETFDRVARDYPKHDKTPGSILKEGYAYFEMGEKLRGTTYLKKVIEQYPRSNEAQLAKEKLATAR
- the mutL gene encoding DNA mismatch repair endonuclease MutL; the encoded protein is MIPKIKILSDSLINKIAAGEVIERPASIVKELIDNSIDAKSDGIIVYLKDGGKGFISVSDNGEGMSPEDAVIAFERHATSKLSSEEDLDRISTLGFRGEALPSIAAVSEVSLTTKMTEGPGVELSVLNGKIVHQKEVARGKGTEITIFRLFDNFPARKKFLKSGSTELANITSVINQLSLAHFQISFELVHQGRRIFRYPAVETLRERVYQIYGQEILDHLVFVERKSDPYFSIFGFISLPPHSHGNRTYQELFINKRPIKNPMISHAVYEAYATHLMKGQNPFFIFLMDIDPSKVDVNVHPSKKEVRFSDASSIHQKVFTTVRETLNGNSLQCRVLESRDGNEPVRSYPPPERYQVQIKEAAQEYVNRTVFGKEPEYDRKDENRDLFKNAETGQQPIFKVLGQFNSMFLLVQSEGELLIIDQHAAHERILFEKFLDQYVKTTPQVQSLLIPQQIDVSFKDLLVLQEYESVFHKMGFEFDYFGERTILIRSVPSFLSGTNILFLISDLIEDIQLFQEVFSEKERAEKIIATMACHGAVKAGQTLGQTEISTLYNDLMQLNGPLTCPHGRPIRKSFSVKELEKLFHRI
- the miaA gene encoding tRNA (adenosine(37)-N6)-dimethylallyltransferase MiaA codes for the protein MNPLTFLRKPLIVIVGPTASGKSRLALDLALELGGEIISADSRLIYRGMNIGTAKPSDDDLRRVRHHMVDVADPDQSFSVGDYKRRVDELLIQFDRPGGCQNVILAGGTGLYIKAVLYGLWNGPPADRKVRDFLVDQEKNSKGFLCRKLTEVDPVSSTRIHPHDLSKTIRALEVFYVTGKPLSSFHDLHRFSGANRKFIMIGLKVKREFLYERINQRVEEMVAKGWVEEVKTLLEKGFHENLPSMLSLGYNTLCSCLAGRISLNHAILLIKRDTRHYAKRQLTWFNKDPNVRWIEYNGDEPTKGIIHKIQSLVDQDEYASFNLTART